From a region of the Nitrospira sp. genome:
- a CDS encoding class I SAM-dependent methyltransferase, whose product MSDSRQGFDERVGSGRAVPHAAGGDLDDDPSMMVQEQISRIRFFAETVDLVNKSILDLGCGTGFNYTYAKNKLGSGKVLGVDISEASVAYAKRANPNGSFMQGDVCSEHLDCGSEAWDVVLCCEVIEHVNRPEHLLETIYRHLRTTGVALISTPNRPVFSLDVEPSPVNHTHLKEYNLPEFRAMLEQRFTNVQIWGQRFINHRLFEMQQGIVARNIKDYRFLGEWYWADPIRLAWKTLRLEPVHRWLGGGQQYRHEDFSFVTPVSADSIWLCALVTK is encoded by the coding sequence ATGAGTGATTCTAGACAGGGATTTGATGAACGTGTGGGTTCCGGGCGGGCAGTTCCTCATGCGGCTGGGGGTGACTTAGACGATGATCCGTCGATGATGGTTCAGGAACAAATATCTCGGATACGATTCTTCGCAGAAACGGTCGACCTCGTAAACAAATCGATTTTAGATCTCGGGTGTGGAACAGGCTTTAATTATACCTACGCCAAGAACAAACTGGGATCCGGTAAGGTGCTTGGGGTGGACATATCTGAAGCGTCTGTTGCTTACGCGAAGCGCGCCAATCCGAACGGATCGTTTATGCAGGGCGATGTCTGCAGTGAGCATCTGGATTGTGGATCGGAAGCCTGGGATGTAGTCCTATGCTGCGAAGTCATCGAACATGTCAACAGGCCTGAACATCTGCTGGAAACCATCTACAGACATCTTCGGACCACCGGTGTGGCGTTGATTTCTACGCCCAACCGTCCAGTGTTTTCCTTAGATGTTGAGCCGTCTCCCGTAAATCATACACATCTGAAGGAGTACAACCTCCCAGAATTTCGCGCGATGCTTGAGCAGCGGTTTACCAACGTCCAAATTTGGGGGCAACGATTCATCAATCACCGGCTGTTTGAGATGCAGCAGGGAATTGTGGCGCGGAATATCAAGGACTACAGATTTCTTGGCGAGTGGTATTGGGCCGATCCAATTCGGCTGGCGTGGAAAACCTTGCGACTAGAACCGGTTCATCGATGGCTAGGCGGTGGTCAACAGTACCGCCATGAAGACTTTTCCTTTGTGACTCCTGTCTCAGCGGATAGCATCTGGCTTTGCGCGCTCGTAACAAAATAG